ACGTGGTGAAGACCAAATTTTTGACCTGGAATGACGCGTGGAGATACGCCATCCTCTGTTACCTGATAACGCTGGAACATCGTACCAGCCTCTGTTTCTGGGAGCTCCTGACCCGCAAGTAGCTTTCCTCGACGAATCTCAACACGATTATAATCAAGCGGTTCGACGGTTTGTTTACCAAGTGATAATGCCAAATCGGTAATCAGAATAACCGGTACTTGATATTCTTCCGCAATATTAAAAGCTTCTACTGCATCATAGAAGCATTCTTCAACCGATGTAGGTGCCATTACTACCTTAGGAATTTCACCATGTGTACCATTGATCATGGCATTAACATCTGATTGTTCTTGTTTTGTAGGTAGACCTGTAGAAGGACCGCCACGTTGTGTATCTACAATCACGACAGGCATCTCGGTCATTCCTGCTAAACCGATCGCTTCCATCATGAGAGACAGACCAGGACCAGCTGATGCGGTCAATGCACGCACACCACCGTAGCTAGCTCCAATTGCCATTGTAATAGCTGCAATTTCATCCTCTGTTTGTATAACTGTACCGCCAAATTTCGGTAATTTTTTAATAAGATATTCCATGATCTCAGACGCTGGTGTGATTGGGTATGCAGGCATAAAGCGGACTCCGGCCGTCAAACACCCTAGAGCTATCGCATCATTACCGATCATGAAAAGACGTTTGTTTCCATCTGCCGGCTCTAGTTGGAATTCTGGAAGTTGTCCACCTGTTAATTCATTTACAAATTGTGCTCCACGAGTAATCGCTTGCATGTTTAATTCGACTACTTTTTCACCTTTACGCAAGAACATGTCCTCTACAATGTTTCGGTATCCTTCAACTGGAATACCAAGGATTGCACTGGTTGCCCCAATGGACACCATGTTCTTCATTAAGGAAGTACCCAATTCATCAGCAATTTCAGTTAGTGGAACAGCTAATAGGCGAACAGACTGTAATCCTTCTGGCAACACTGGGTTGAATTTAGCATCTGCTATGATGACTCCGCCTTCACGTAACTCTGGAGCATTAACATCAATCGTTTCCTGGTCAAACGCTACCAGCATATCTAGGACATCCGAAATGGCCTGAACAGGCTTCGTGCTTACACGAATTTTGTTATTGGTATGTCCTCCTTTAATACGCGAGGAGAAATGACGGTAACCATACAGATAATAACCCATGCGGTTCATGGCAATAGAGAAGATTTCACCCGTACTTTCAATACCTTCCCCTTGTTGTCCTCCAACTTTCCAAGAAAGTTGACTAATCATGAAATTCCACCCCTTCAGCGACTGTGAGAAAATCTACAATCATCATTCAATCCGAACTGCACACAGCTGTCATTCAGCATTTGTCTATGTAATATAGTAGACAAATTGTGAAGAATTTGTGTATAAGCAAGACCAATTTTAGACCTAGCTTATTCAAATTGCAAGTACTTTTCCTAAAGATGGTTGCATTGTGTAAATAAATGTACTCGGTATATTAATGATCTTCTGAAGTAATTGTAACATGTTCCCATAAAGTCGCAACTATTTTTACTAAAAATTTAGAAGGTTTTGTCCTTCCATTGAAGCTGATTCATTAGCTATTCTTTATATCTTCGTCGATTTTAGCGCTGAAAGCAAGTCATGTTTATTTTTTTGTTTTCTGACTGCTTGGACATCTTTTTTACGATGTAATTTTGAGGATAATTATATGTAAATACTATAAGAAAGCCAAGCCAATCGACTGATAGGCTTGGCATCTAACTCTCTTTGTTAGCAGGCTTGTTTCTTACCCTGCAAATAAAAAACCTGTTTATTCCCAAGAGGACAAACAGGTGAATAGGTAGGTTAGTTCTCTATCATCTGGGTTCCACAATCAATTTTATGGCTGTACGCTCTTCTCCATCAATTATAATGTCTGTAAAGGCTGGGATACAAATCAAATCAACACCACTAGGCGCTACGAATCCACGTGCGATAGCTACTGCCTTCACAGCTTGATTGAGCGCCCCCGCTCCAATAGCTTGAATCTCAGCGGCCCCGCGCTCACGGAGTACGCCTGCAAGAGCACCAGCAACAGAGTTGGGGTTAGACTTTGCTGAAACTTTTAATACGTCCATCCTTTGTACCTCCCGTCAGATAGAATAACTCTTATCTCTAGAATGATATTCGCATAACCCCTAAAAATTCCTGCCTTTTACGATTAATATTCGCAAAATTCGAATCTACCTTGTATTATTCCATAAAAGGACAAGTGGCGTCAATTCGAATTCGATCTATCTTTGTAGTTTTTCCTGTTGACTTATCAAGGGTAAAGAGAACACCATTTAGTTGTGTCGGTCCTTCTGCTACTTCAAATCTAACAGGTAATTGTGTTAAAAACTTCATAATAACTGCGCTACGCTCCATACCCAGAATCCCATCTGTTGGACCGCACATCCCTGCATCAGTAATATAGCCTGTACCATTAGGTAAGATTCGTTCATCTCCTGTTTGTACATGGGTATGTG
This is a stretch of genomic DNA from Brevibacillus laterosporus DSM 25. It encodes these proteins:
- a CDS encoding 2-oxoacid:acceptor oxidoreductase subunit alpha, whose amino-acid sequence is MISQLSWKVGGQQGEGIESTGEIFSIAMNRMGYYLYGYRHFSSRIKGGHTNNKIRVSTKPVQAISDVLDMLVAFDQETIDVNAPELREGGVIIADAKFNPVLPEGLQSVRLLAVPLTEIADELGTSLMKNMVSIGATSAILGIPVEGYRNIVEDMFLRKGEKVVELNMQAITRGAQFVNELTGGQLPEFQLEPADGNKRLFMIGNDAIALGCLTAGVRFMPAYPITPASEIMEYLIKKLPKFGGTVIQTEDEIAAITMAIGASYGGVRALTASAGPGLSLMMEAIGLAGMTEMPVVIVDTQRGGPSTGLPTKQEQSDVNAMINGTHGEIPKVVMAPTSVEECFYDAVEAFNIAEEYQVPVILITDLALSLGKQTVEPLDYNRVEIRRGKLLAGQELPETEAGTMFQRYQVTEDGVSPRVIPGQKFGLHHVTGVEHDQTGKPSESPTNRKAQMDKRLRKLDVLPAKFPTPVRINGEGVESDVLLVSINSVGGTVEEARTRLEADGLKVNHAQIRLLHPFPVEAIKPYVDQAKKIIVVENNATGQIANLVKLNVGCADRLENVLKYDGNPFLPNEIYTQVKGLIKDGDVQRVSQ
- the spoVS gene encoding stage V sporulation protein SpoVS; amino-acid sequence: MDVLKVSAKSNPNSVAGALAGVLRERGAAEIQAIGAGALNQAVKAVAIARGFVAPSGVDLICIPAFTDIIIDGEERTAIKLIVEPR